The following are encoded together in the Sulfurovum riftiae genome:
- a CDS encoding AsmA-like C-terminal domain-containing protein, which translates to MRARGNLGPDVVNFVKKGNYIAIDALRIHDRMLHPLINFSGLQKGRYTIKISGTPGKSMKGEILLEGGILKSFKAYNKTRKFIKNNKELAQIQDPGFTAKGFKIREGKITYRIIKNRVIFDSVYIKGDTATIVGKGELNIKTKKLNINLAIQTVRKLGKIVGSLPVLGYILMGEDNSITFGLKITGTLDDPKVKTSAAKEILLLPFDLIKRTLQSPAHIINTEKKKKKIKVPVIEEITIPKNKVAP; encoded by the coding sequence ATCAGAGCCAGGGGAAATCTGGGGCCTGATGTGGTCAATTTTGTCAAAAAAGGTAACTATATTGCCATTGATGCCCTGCGTATCCATGACAGGATGCTGCATCCGCTTATCAATTTCAGCGGTCTGCAGAAGGGACGTTATACGATCAAGATATCCGGAACACCCGGGAAGTCGATGAAAGGCGAGATCCTTCTTGAAGGGGGTATTCTCAAGAGTTTCAAGGCTTACAATAAAACGCGTAAATTCATTAAGAACAACAAAGAACTTGCACAGATCCAGGACCCCGGGTTTACTGCCAAAGGCTTCAAGATAAGAGAAGGAAAGATCACCTACCGCATCATCAAGAACAGAGTGATCTTTGATTCAGTCTACATCAAAGGAGATACGGCAACGATCGTAGGCAAGGGGGAGCTGAATATCAAGACCAAAAAGCTCAATATCAATCTGGCGATACAGACTGTACGCAAACTGGGCAAGATCGTCGGAAGTCTTCCTGTCCTGGGGTATATTCTCATGGGAGAGGATAACAGTATCACTTTTGGACTGAAGATTACGGGAACACTTGATGATCCGAAGGTCAAGACCTCTGCTGCCAAAGAGATACTGCTGCTTCCCTTCGATCTTATCAAGCGTACACTGCAGTCTCCTGCGCATATCATCAATACAGAGAAAAAGAAGAAAAAGATAAAGGTTCCCGTGATCGAAGAGATCACGATACCCAAAAACAAGGTTGCACCTTAA
- a CDS encoding ABC transporter permease: MSATIPGVMPNKRFVRQIIRHYLKYDKENPFIFISALLAFLGIAAGVMVLMIAMGIMNGTQQEFSKKLFVMNYPLTVLPIEENAVNDDLIKTLADKFPHLKFSPYYTTQVITKNEGAVQGSLLYGVDYDKESQLNDVFKQARGDGKSKFKVVIGEGLSFEMNAMKGGKVTLYFSEQTAAGFGTMPLQKRFIVDGVFKSGLKAYDKAIMYTTLEAFEKLLKRQEGFYDGLHIYSKDPIKEIETIRKVLPPSVVIEGWWQQNGNFFAAMEMEKKALFLVLLLIILVASLNIISSLLMTVMSRRSEIALMRTLGATKKEIRAIFFRLGLIIGAAGIMAGTLMGALGIWALKTFDIISMPEDVYGTSKLPVDLMMSDFGFILLGTSVIILLSSLYPAKKAAQTDPLTVLRNE; this comes from the coding sequence ATGTCCGCAACAATCCCGGGGGTTATGCCCAACAAAAGATTTGTCAGGCAGATCATCCGACACTATCTGAAATACGATAAAGAGAACCCTTTCATTTTCATCTCCGCCCTGCTCGCCTTCCTTGGGATCGCAGCAGGTGTCATGGTACTTATGATCGCTATGGGGATCATGAACGGGACACAGCAGGAGTTCAGCAAGAAACTCTTTGTCATGAACTACCCTCTTACCGTACTTCCCATTGAAGAAAATGCTGTCAATGACGACCTCATCAAAACACTTGCCGACAAATTCCCCCATCTCAAATTTTCTCCCTACTATACCACCCAGGTCATCACAAAAAATGAGGGTGCCGTACAGGGGTCGCTTCTTTACGGTGTGGACTACGACAAGGAGAGCCAACTCAACGATGTCTTCAAACAGGCAAGAGGTGACGGAAAAAGCAAATTCAAAGTTGTCATCGGTGAAGGGCTCTCCTTTGAGATGAATGCCATGAAAGGAGGCAAGGTCACACTCTACTTTTCCGAACAGACCGCTGCGGGTTTTGGTACCATGCCTTTGCAAAAGCGCTTCATTGTGGACGGTGTATTCAAGTCCGGCCTGAAAGCCTATGACAAAGCCATTATGTATACCACACTCGAAGCTTTTGAGAAACTGCTCAAACGCCAGGAAGGATTTTATGATGGTCTGCATATCTACAGCAAAGATCCGATCAAGGAAATAGAGACGATACGAAAGGTCCTGCCCCCTTCGGTGGTCATAGAGGGGTGGTGGCAGCAGAACGGGAACTTCTTTGCCGCCATGGAGATGGAGAAGAAGGCACTCTTCCTTGTCCTGCTGCTCATTATCCTTGTCGCTTCGCTCAACATTATCTCTTCACTGCTGATGACCGTAATGAGCCGAAGGTCCGAGATTGCACTGATGCGTACACTAGGTGCCACCAAAAAAGAGATACGTGCTATCTTTTTCAGACTGGGACTTATTATAGGCGCAGCCGGGATCATGGCCGGTACATTGATGGGTGCATTGGGTATATGGGCACTGAAGACCTTTGACATCATCTCTATGCCCGAAGATGTCTACGGGACCAGCAAACTGCCCGTAGACCTGATGATGAGTGACTTCGGTTTCATTCTGCTCGGGACATCTGTCATCATCCTGCTCTCCTCACTCTACCCCGCAAAGAAAGCGGCACAGACCGATCCGCTCACTGTCCTGAGGAACGAATAG
- the secA gene encoding preprotein translocase subunit SecA, with translation MIKSVLKIFGTQNDRIVKSYMKRVNNINVLESIYEPMSDEELQEAFNALREAVKNGEKSLDDVLYDSFAITREASKRVLGLRHYDVQMVGGMVLHDGNIAEMKTGEGKTLVATLAVALNAMTGRGVHVVTVNDYLAKRDSDEMGELYRFLGYSVGCITADIQDDMGRKAQYDADITYGTNNEYGFDYLRDNMKVRMEEKVQREHNYAIVDEVDSILIDEARTPLIISGPTQRDQNHYARADAIAKQMERGEKIDTKPGEDEKTTGDFIVDEKNRTIVMTEQGLQKAQDLFEVDNLYSLENAVLSHHLDQALKAHYIFEKDVDYVVQDNEIIIVDEFTGRLSEGRRYSEGLHQALEAKEGVEIQEESQTLAEITYQNYFRLYNKLAGMTGTAQTEATEFSQIYGLDVISIPTNVPVERIDRNDLIYNTEREKLDAVVRKVREYHDKGQPVLIGTASIEKSEMIHERLKKEKIPHNILNAKNHAQEAEIIKNAGQKGAVTVATNMAGRGVDIKIDDEVRSLGGLAILGTERHESRRIDNQLRGRSGRQGDPGESQFFLSLDDNLLRIFGGEKIRNIMNRLGVEDGEYIDSKIVTRSVEKAQKKVENQHYEARKHILEYDDVANHQRKAIYAFRNQLLDPEFDIDAKIKENRAEYVKHLLEECEIFEGMPKEDYNVEKLAALIKEELRIEVDPQYFVDKEADELAAMITEMMENIYEEKMSQLEPEQRQEIERILYLQVLDPQWRDHLYEMDVLKTGIGLRGYNQKDPLTEYKQDSYKLFTDLVQRIKLEAVKVLHLVQFDFSSPEEEEAAVEQIREELESEVADATLNQSFEEGTIAEDSEKLQPITGTKKPKRNDPCPCGSGKKYKNCCGQSGPKKGLLA, from the coding sequence ATGATTAAATCTGTACTAAAAATCTTCGGCACACAGAATGACAGGATCGTCAAGAGCTATATGAAACGGGTCAACAACATCAATGTACTTGAGTCGATCTACGAACCGATGAGCGATGAGGAACTGCAGGAAGCGTTCAATGCACTCAGAGAAGCGGTGAAAAACGGAGAGAAGAGTCTGGACGATGTACTCTACGACTCTTTTGCGATCACAAGAGAAGCCAGTAAACGTGTTCTGGGGCTGAGACACTACGATGTACAGATGGTCGGTGGTATGGTACTGCATGACGGCAATATCGCAGAGATGAAGACGGGAGAAGGTAAGACACTCGTCGCCACACTCGCAGTCGCACTCAATGCCATGACCGGCAGAGGGGTCCATGTCGTCACGGTGAACGACTATCTTGCCAAAAGAGACTCCGACGAGATGGGTGAACTGTACAGATTCCTTGGCTACAGTGTGGGATGCATTACGGCAGATATCCAGGATGATATGGGAAGAAAAGCGCAGTACGATGCAGATATCACCTACGGTACGAATAACGAGTACGGTTTCGACTACCTGCGTGACAATATGAAAGTCCGTATGGAAGAGAAGGTACAGAGAGAACACAACTACGCCATCGTGGATGAAGTCGACTCCATCCTCATCGATGAAGCCAGAACACCGCTTATCATCTCCGGTCCTACGCAACGTGACCAGAACCACTATGCCAGGGCCGATGCCATTGCCAAGCAGATGGAACGGGGAGAGAAGATCGATACCAAACCGGGTGAAGACGAAAAGACTACTGGTGACTTCATTGTCGATGAAAAGAACAGGACCATCGTCATGACCGAACAGGGACTGCAGAAAGCCCAGGACCTTTTTGAAGTGGACAACCTCTACTCTCTTGAGAACGCTGTACTCTCCCACCATCTCGACCAGGCACTCAAAGCACACTATATCTTTGAAAAAGATGTCGATTATGTCGTACAGGACAATGAGATCATCATCGTTGATGAGTTTACAGGAAGACTCTCAGAAGGCCGAAGATATTCCGAGGGACTGCACCAGGCTCTTGAAGCCAAAGAGGGTGTGGAGATACAGGAAGAGTCACAGACACTTGCGGAGATCACCTACCAGAACTACTTCAGACTCTACAATAAACTGGCAGGTATGACCGGTACGGCACAGACCGAGGCAACAGAATTTTCACAGATCTACGGACTGGATGTTATCTCCATCCCGACGAACGTCCCGGTTGAGAGGATCGACAGGAACGACCTGATCTACAATACGGAAAGAGAAAAGCTCGATGCAGTGGTACGCAAAGTGCGAGAGTATCATGACAAAGGGCAGCCTGTTCTCATCGGTACGGCTTCCATTGAAAAATCGGAAATGATCCATGAGAGACTCAAAAAAGAGAAGATCCCACATAACATCCTCAACGCGAAGAACCACGCACAGGAAGCGGAGATCATCAAGAATGCAGGACAGAAAGGTGCCGTGACCGTTGCGACCAACATGGCGGGACGCGGGGTCGACATCAAGATAGATGACGAGGTCAGAAGTCTTGGCGGATTGGCCATTCTGGGAACGGAAAGACACGAGTCACGCCGTATCGACAACCAGCTCAGAGGACGTTCGGGCCGTCAGGGTGACCCGGGAGAGAGCCAGTTCTTCCTCAGTCTCGATGACAACCTTCTGCGTATCTTCGGCGGAGAGAAGATCAGGAACATCATGAACCGCCTTGGGGTGGAAGACGGAGAATACATCGACTCCAAGATCGTCACGCGTTCCGTGGAAAAAGCACAGAAGAAAGTGGAGAACCAGCACTATGAGGCGCGTAAGCACATCCTCGAATACGATGATGTCGCCAACCACCAGAGAAAAGCGATCTATGCTTTCAGGAATCAGCTGCTTGACCCTGAATTCGACATCGATGCGAAGATCAAAGAGAACCGTGCAGAGTATGTCAAACATCTGCTTGAAGAGTGTGAGATCTTCGAAGGTATGCCAAAAGAGGACTACAATGTCGAAAAACTGGCAGCACTCATCAAAGAAGAGCTTCGTATAGAGGTCGATCCTCAGTATTTCGTTGACAAAGAGGCAGATGAACTGGCAGCGATGATCACAGAGATGATGGAGAACATTTACGAAGAGAAGATGTCCCAGCTTGAACCGGAACAGAGACAGGAGATCGAACGTATCCTCTACCTTCAGGTACTCGACCCGCAGTGGAGAGACCACCTGTATGAGATGGATGTACTGAAAACAGGTATCGGCCTGAGAGGGTACAACCAGAAAGACCCTTTGACAGAATACAAGCAGGACAGTTACAAACTCTTTACAGACCTCGTACAGCGTATCAAGCTTGAAGCGGTCAAAGTACTGCATCTTGTACAGTTCGACTTCTCTTCACCGGAAGAGGAAGAGGCAGCAGTCGAGCAGATCAGGGAAGAGCTTGAGAGTGAAGTCGCGGATGCGACACTGAATCAGTCTTTCGAAGAGGGAACGATCGCCGAGGATTCTGAAAAACTCCAACCGATCACAGGAACGAAAAAACCAAAAAGAAATGACCCATGCCCTTGCGGCTCTGGAAAGAAATACAAGAACTGTTGCGGACAGAGCGGACCCAAAAAAGGTCTGTTGGCTTAA
- the lolA gene encoding LolA-like outer membrane lipoprotein chaperone, translating to MRIAVVSLIAVISLSAGGITLPDNFKANFIQKITNTKNKTINYSGKVRFSNPTLMKWEYSKPTKKEVCTDGEALTVVDHDLEQVSIYLVSKGFNLSEIVKSAKVYSKNIYVAHYQGKSYTIQVDGKGRLHSVAYYDDLDNKVQIIFKNIKYGKGPMRRASMLCPTPKEYDEIRG from the coding sequence ATGAGAATAGCAGTCGTAAGTTTGATAGCGGTGATCTCCCTCTCCGCAGGCGGGATCACACTGCCTGATAATTTCAAAGCGAATTTTATACAGAAGATCACCAATACCAAAAACAAGACCATCAACTACAGCGGAAAAGTACGTTTTTCCAACCCTACCTTGATGAAGTGGGAGTACAGCAAACCGACAAAAAAAGAGGTCTGTACAGACGGGGAGGCGTTGACGGTGGTCGACCATGATCTTGAACAGGTCTCCATTTATCTTGTTTCAAAAGGGTTCAACCTGAGCGAGATCGTCAAGAGTGCAAAAGTATACAGTAAAAATATCTATGTTGCCCATTATCAGGGCAAAAGCTATACGATACAGGTTGATGGAAAAGGGCGTTTGCACAGTGTGGCCTATTATGATGACCTGGATAACAAGGTACAGATCATATTTAAAAATATTAAATACGGGAAAGGACCAATGCGCAGAGCAAGTATGTTGTGTCCAACCCCCAAAGAGTATGATGAGATAAGAGGGTAG